Proteins co-encoded in one Neofelis nebulosa isolate mNeoNeb1 chromosome 2, mNeoNeb1.pri, whole genome shotgun sequence genomic window:
- the WNT2B gene encoding protein Wnt-2b: MLKPGGAEEAAQLPPRRARAPVPVLPPGPAAPDGSRASARLGLACLLLLLLLTLPARVDTSWWYIGALGARVICDNIPGLVSRQRQLCQRYPDIMRSVGEGAREWIRECQHQFRHHRWNCTTLDRDHTVFGRVMLRSSREAAFVYAISSAGVVHAITRACSQGELSVCSCDPYTRGRHHDQRGDFDWGGCSDNIHYGVRFAKAFVDAKEKRLKDARALMNLHNNRCGRTAVRRFLKLECKCHGVSGSCTLRTCWRALSDFRRTGDYLRRRYDGAVQVTATQDGANFTAARQGYRRATRTDLVYFDNSPDYCVLDKAAGSLGTAGRVCSKTSKGTDGCEIMCCGRGYDTTRVTRVTQCECKFHWCCAVRCKECRNTVDVHTCKAPKKAEWLDQT, translated from the exons ATGCTGAAGCCGGGTGGTGCGGAGGAAGCCGCACAGCTCCCCCCTCGGCGCGCCCGCGCCCCTGTCCCCGTGCTCCCGCCAGGACCCGCGGCCCCCGACGGCTCTCGGGCTTCGGCCCGCCTCGGTCTTGcctgcctgctgctgctgctgctgctgacgCTGCCGGCCCGCGTAGACACGTCCTGGTG GTACATCGGGGCACTGGGGGCCCGAGTGATCTGTGACAATATCCCTGGTCTGGTGAGCCGGCAGCGGCAGCTGTGCCAGCGTTACCCAGACATCATGCGCTCGGTGGGCGAGGGTGCCCGAGAATGGATCCGAGAGTGTCAGCACCAGTTCCGCCACCACCGCTGGAACTGCACCACGCTGGACCGGGACCACACTGTCTTTGGCCGTGTCATGCTCAGAA GTAGCCGGGAGGCAGCATTTGTATATGCCATCTCGTCTGCAGGGGTGGTCCATGCTATCACTCGTGCCTGCAGCCAGGGAGAACTGAGTGTGTGCAGCTGTGACCCCTACACCCGTGGCCGACACCATGACCAACGTGGGGATTTTGACTGGGGTGGCTGCAGTGACAACATCCATTATGGTGTTCGCTTTGCCAAGGCCTTTGTGGATGCCAAGGAAAAGAGGCTTAAGGATGCCCGGGCCCTCATGAACTTACATAACAACCGCTGTGGTCGCACG gcTGTGCGGCGGTTTCTGAAGCTCGAGTGTAAGTGCCATGGCGTTAGTGGCTCCTGTACTCTGCGCACCTGCTGGCGTGCACTCTCAGACTTCCGCCGCACAGGTGATTACCTGCGGCGGCGCTATGATGGGGCTGTGCAGGTGACAGCAACCCAGGATGGCGCCAACTTCACAGCAGCCCGCCAAGGTTATCGCCGTGCCACCCGGACTGACCTTGTCTACTTTGACAACTCCCCAGACTACTGTGTCTTAGACAAGGCTGCAG GTTCCCTAGGCACTGCGGGCCGTGTCTGTAGCAAGACATCCAAAGGGACGGATGGTTGCGAAATCATGTGCTGTGGCCGAGGGTACGACACAACTCGAGTCACCCGTGTCACCCAGTGTGAGTGCAAATTCCACTGGTGCTGTGCAGTGCGGTGCAAGGAGTGCAGAAACACTGTGGACGTCCACACTTGCAAGGCCCCCAAGAAGGCAGAGTGGCTGGACCAGACCTGA